One Sphingobacteruim zhuxiongii DNA window includes the following coding sequences:
- a CDS encoding metallophosphoesterase family protein — MRILHTADWHLGKRLDFYSRLEEQREVLAEICAIADQEEVDIVIVAGDLFDTFNPPVEATELLYKTLKQLSKNGKRPVIAIAGNHDSPDRIDSPDPLARECGILFFGYPNQETRPLLVENGFEILRSDKGFVEIKLPKYYYPIRIINTPFANEIRLKQFLGFEDKGAKLHESLKQSWSDLAMQYCDTYGINVLTSHLYMLKRGGEILDEPEGEKPLRLGYADLVYSDAIPSQIQYTALGHLHRFHEIGQGNAPVVYPSSPLCYSFSEAGQKKQVVIVEIEPNGNAQYRNVALEKGKPLYRKRFTAIDEAIVWLQENQNALVELTLESDTYITAVDLKRIHESHAGIIHIIPVISKQAHHSSKAPQINLDQDIKDLFKDYFKSKYGQEPNDELLGLFDEVSTNSLEKED, encoded by the coding sequence ATGCGCATATTACATACTGCAGATTGGCATTTAGGAAAACGATTAGACTTTTATTCACGACTGGAAGAGCAGCGGGAGGTATTAGCGGAGATTTGCGCCATTGCCGACCAAGAGGAAGTGGATATCGTCATTGTGGCAGGTGACTTATTTGACACCTTCAACCCGCCTGTAGAAGCTACCGAATTATTATATAAAACCCTTAAGCAATTATCAAAGAATGGTAAGCGTCCTGTTATTGCTATCGCTGGAAATCATGATTCTCCAGACCGCATTGACTCACCGGACCCATTAGCAAGAGAATGTGGGATTCTATTCTTTGGATATCCTAATCAGGAAACTCGTCCGCTACTCGTAGAGAATGGATTTGAAATCCTCCGTTCTGATAAAGGCTTTGTAGAGATAAAACTTCCAAAATACTATTACCCAATTCGCATCATAAACACCCCTTTTGCGAATGAGATCCGTTTAAAGCAATTTCTTGGCTTTGAAGATAAGGGCGCAAAATTACACGAATCATTAAAGCAAAGTTGGTCGGATCTTGCCATGCAATATTGCGACACCTATGGTATTAATGTATTAACGAGCCATCTGTATATGTTAAAGCGTGGCGGCGAAATTCTCGACGAACCAGAGGGTGAGAAACCCTTACGCTTAGGCTATGCAGACTTGGTCTATTCTGACGCTATTCCGAGTCAAATCCAATATACAGCACTGGGACACTTACATCGATTCCATGAAATTGGACAGGGCAATGCGCCTGTTGTTTATCCAAGCAGCCCATTATGCTATTCATTTTCGGAAGCTGGACAAAAGAAACAAGTCGTTATTGTCGAAATTGAGCCTAATGGAAATGCGCAATACAGAAATGTCGCACTAGAAAAAGGTAAGCCATTGTATAGAAAGCGATTTACGGCTATTGACGAAGCGATCGTTTGGCTTCAAGAAAATCAAAATGCATTAGTTGAACTCACCCTAGAAAGCGACACCTACATCACGGCGGTTGATCTGAAGCGTATACATGAGAGCCATGCGGGTATTATCCATATTATACCTGTTATTTCAAAGCAAGCGCATCATAGCTCTAAAGCACCGCAAATCAATCTTGATCAAGATATTAAGGACTTATTTAAAGACTATTTTAAGTCGAAATATGGACAAGAGCCGAATGATGAGCTGTTAGGATTATTTGATGAAGTCAGTACGAACAGTTTAGAAAAAGAAGATTAA
- a CDS encoding Rdx family protein yields the protein MKPTIRIEYCPKCGWMLRGAYMAQELLTTFTDDLFGVTLQPSEISGRYTIYINDEVIFDRKREGRFPEIKELKQLVRNIVNPEKSLGHSEPK from the coding sequence TTGAAACCAACAATCCGAATAGAATATTGTCCTAAATGTGGTTGGATGCTTCGTGGAGCTTATATGGCTCAGGAGTTACTAACCACATTTACCGATGACCTCTTTGGGGTCACTTTACAACCTAGCGAAATTAGCGGTCGTTACACAATATACATCAATGATGAGGTGATTTTTGATCGTAAAAGAGAGGGAAGATTCCCCGAAATCAAAGAACTTAAACAATTGGTTCGCAATATTGTAAACCCTGAAAAGTCATTAGGTCATTCCGAGCCTAAATAG
- a CDS encoding c-type cytochrome has translation MKNKLITLCTLFALVAGLSAFNYKQEEKKATNLKVLPKNISHEELEKTMKSFNMALGVKCNHCHAPKANGEKGLDFASDANPKKDVAREMMKMTNKINKKWFKHEYEGIVHNIACNTCHNGKTEAFTVVKP, from the coding sequence ATGAAAAATAAACTGATTACACTTTGTACTTTATTTGCGCTTGTAGCGGGATTAAGTGCATTTAACTATAAGCAAGAGGAAAAAAAGGCAACAAACTTAAAGGTTCTTCCGAAGAATATTTCTCACGAGGAACTTGAAAAGACGATGAAATCCTTTAACATGGCCTTGGGCGTTAAATGTAATCACTGTCATGCCCCCAAAGCAAATGGAGAAAAGGGCTTAGACTTCGCTTCTGACGCCAATCCAAAGAAAGATGTGGCTAGGGAAATGATGAAAATGACCAACAAGATTAATAAGAAATGGTTTAAGCATGAATACGAAGGAATCGTACATAACATTGCTTGTAACACTTGCCATAATGGTAAAACGGAAGCATTCACTGTCGTAAAGCCATAA
- a CDS encoding carboxylesterase family protein has protein sequence MTKPIFQRTCYLIAFIILCFSQNTKAQLKAYNEKYGYSYWVRMPKVESTKEKIPVIIFLHGRSLSGHDLARVKRYGVLRAIERGKDLEAIIVAPQTSNGWDPDKVMEVLDKVEQEYPVDKERVYVCGMSMGGYGTMDVAGKYPDRIAAAVAICGGGTLSYACNLTQVPLWIQHGSADRAVPASESKKIYNAIKKCDKDADATLTIIPGGTHGSVERLFHGEKIYDFMFRHVKES, from the coding sequence ATGACAAAGCCCATATTCCAAAGAACTTGCTATCTCATTGCGTTTATTATCTTATGCTTTTCCCAAAATACAAAAGCACAACTTAAAGCCTACAATGAAAAATATGGATACTCCTATTGGGTAAGGATGCCAAAGGTGGAGTCTACAAAAGAAAAGATCCCAGTGATTATCTTTTTACATGGTCGGAGTCTTTCTGGACATGATTTAGCGCGTGTAAAACGTTACGGAGTATTGCGAGCAATAGAACGAGGGAAGGACTTGGAGGCAATTATTGTCGCACCCCAGACTTCGAATGGATGGGACCCCGATAAAGTAATGGAGGTATTAGATAAAGTAGAGCAGGAGTATCCCGTTGATAAAGAACGTGTCTACGTATGTGGCATGAGTATGGGAGGTTACGGCACGATGGATGTTGCAGGCAAATATCCCGATCGAATTGCTGCTGCTGTAGCGATTTGCGGAGGTGGAACACTAAGCTATGCTTGTAATCTAACACAGGTGCCCCTATGGATTCAGCATGGAAGTGCTGATCGAGCAGTTCCAGCGTCAGAGTCTAAGAAAATATACAATGCGATAAAGAAGTGCGATAAAGATGCCGATGCGACATTAACCATTATTCCAGGTGGTACGCACGGTAGTGTAGAGCGACTTTTTCATGGCGAAAAAATATATGATTTTATGTTTAGGCATGTGAAAGAGTCTTAA
- a CDS encoding DUF5362 family protein: MENFEPESEQSSHDLPSNSNPTFTLTASSLVYLREVSKWGRFLGIVGLVGLGISLIGYIILTIAVRANPFGRSGNFPSHIDVSSYTFYMTIPWLVVIIAYFFPIWWLYQFATKLRDALNLKNSNVLEESFLFLKKQYKFMGILVIVLIALYFLIFIIAMLSILSGALGRFN; the protein is encoded by the coding sequence ATGGAAAATTTTGAACCAGAATCAGAGCAATCGTCACATGATCTACCTTCCAACAGTAATCCGACTTTTACACTAACCGCTTCAAGTCTTGTATATCTACGCGAAGTATCGAAATGGGGCCGCTTCCTCGGTATTGTTGGTTTAGTCGGTCTCGGAATATCTTTGATTGGTTATATCATACTGACTATCGCTGTGAGAGCTAACCCGTTTGGTAGATCAGGAAACTTCCCGTCACATATTGATGTTTCTTCTTATACCTTCTACATGACTATACCTTGGTTAGTCGTCATTATTGCCTATTTTTTCCCAATATGGTGGCTATACCAATTTGCGACAAAATTGAGAGATGCCTTGAATCTTAAAAATTCGAATGTGCTAGAAGAATCCTTCTTATTCCTTAAAAAGCAATACAAGTTTATGGGTATCCTTGTCATCGTTTTGATTGCCTTATATTTCCTAATTTTTATTATTGCTATGCTTTCCATATTATCGGGGGCATTAGGTCGGTTTAATTAA
- a CDS encoding head GIN domain-containing protein encodes MKNTVVLFFMLIGLGVIGAKAQVNMQINEINTLEVTDRIWVTVVPSDRNELQIEGELADKVETIITNKELRLKMKAGYYLKGNQASVIIYTPTVSKIIARKGAEVNFEEETLKNARLDIFANEGAKIRAKIDAQQVEVESNTGSVIDLLGTTQELTVNNTAGGSFFGKDLKAERALIRTNAGGKTEIYATESADVQTRAGGVIDVYGEPKQRTHKRIAGGKINFIKNDQTL; translated from the coding sequence ATGAAGAACACAGTAGTTTTATTTTTTATGCTGATTGGCCTAGGTGTGATAGGCGCAAAAGCACAGGTTAACATGCAGATTAATGAGATCAACACCCTAGAAGTGACTGATCGTATTTGGGTAACGGTTGTTCCAAGCGACCGTAATGAGTTGCAAATAGAAGGCGAATTAGCCGATAAAGTAGAGACCATTATTACCAACAAAGAGCTTCGATTAAAAATGAAAGCAGGTTATTACCTAAAAGGTAATCAAGCGTCTGTTATTATTTATACCCCAACGGTTTCTAAAATTATTGCTAGAAAAGGTGCAGAGGTAAACTTTGAAGAGGAAACTTTGAAGAATGCTCGCTTAGATATTTTTGCAAATGAAGGCGCAAAGATTCGTGCGAAGATCGATGCCCAACAAGTCGAAGTAGAATCCAACACCGGGTCAGTAATTGATTTATTGGGAACAACACAGGAGCTAACGGTCAACAATACCGCTGGAGGATCATTCTTCGGGAAAGACTTAAAAGCAGAGCGTGCATTAATTCGTACGAATGCTGGTGGTAAAACGGAGATTTATGCAACCGAATCAGCCGATGTACAAACCCGTGCTGGCGGTGTTATTGATGTGTATGGCGAACCAAAACAACGTACTCATAAGCGTATCGCTGGTGGTAAGATTAACTTTATTAAAAACGATCAGACGCTTTAA